Proteins encoded in a region of the Prunus persica cultivar Lovell chromosome G4, Prunus_persica_NCBIv2, whole genome shotgun sequence genome:
- the LOC18781208 gene encoding protein ROOT HAIR DEFECTIVE 3 homolog 2, with the protein MEEDCCATQLIYGDGQFNSSGLDRFVKEVKLAECGLSYAVVAIMGPQSSGKSTLLNHLFHTKFREMDAYSGRSQTTKGVWIAKCVGIEPCTIAMDLEGTDGRERGEDDTTFEKQSALFALAVSDIVLINMWCHDIGREQAANKPLLKTVFQVMMRLFSPRKTTLLFVIRDKTKTPFEYLEPVLREDIQKIWDGVPKPQAHKSTPFSDFFSVEVVALSSYEEKEEKFKEEVAQLRQRFFHSISPGGLAGDRRGVVPATGFSFSAQQIWKVIKENKDLDLPAHKVMVATVRCEEIANQKFNQLVYDEDWLALEEAVQTGPVQGFGKRLSSILGTYLSEYDMEAVYFDEGVRNSKRQLLESKALDFVYPAYTTMLGHLRSKALEDFKVRLEQSLNKGGEFASSVRTSTQSSMLEFDKGCADAAIQQADWDASRVREKLKRDIDAHASSVRSAKLSELNINYEKQLSASLSGPVEALLETGGKDTWTSIRKLLNRETEVAVSKFSAAVAGFELDKDTSTKMMQNLRDYARNVVEKKAREEAANIMIHMKDRFSTVFNYDSDSMPRVWTGKDDIRSITKDARSASLKLLSVMAAIRLEEKPDNIEKLLFSSLMDGTVTVSSSQDRRIAASTDPLASSTWEEVSSKDTLITPVQCKSLWRQFKAETEYSVTQAIAAQEAHKRSNNWLPPPWAIMAMIVLGFNEFMLLLKNPLYLMVLFVAFLISKALWVQMDIAGEFQHGTLSGILSISSRFLPTVMDLLRKLAEEAQGNPAPEAPRRPVSVASQSHRNETPPPNTISSSIPESSVSSNISSSDGDVEYSSPPLRQRRPMNVQEVEPL; encoded by the exons ATGGAGGAAGATTGCTGCGCCACACAACTCATCTATGGGGATGGTCAGTTTAACTCCTCTGGGCTCGACAGGTTCGTCAAGGAAGTGAAGCTTGCTGAGTGTGGACTCTCCTATGCTGTGGTTGCCATCATGGGTCCTCAGAGCAGCG GGAAGAGCACTTTATTGAACCATCTGTTCCACACTAAGTTTAGGGAGATGGATGCATACAGTGGAAG GAGCCAAACAACTAAGGGTGTTTGGATAGCCAAGTGTGTTGGCATTGAGCCTTGCACGATTGCCATGGATTTGGAGGGTACTGATGGCAGGGAGAGAGGCGAG GATGATACTACATTCGAGAAGCAAAGTGCCCTATTTGCCCTGGCAGTTTCAGACATTGTGCTGATAAATAT GTGGTGTCATGATATAGGTCGCGAGCAAGCTGCAAACAAACCTTTACTGAAAACAGTTTTTCAG GTCATGATGCGCTTATTCAGCCCCCGTAAAACGACATTGCTGTTTGTTATACGTGATAAAACAAAG ACCCCGTTTGAATATCTGGAGCCGGTTTTGAGGGAAGATATACAGAAG ATATGGGATGGAGTTCCGAAGCCCCAAGCCCATAAAAGTACCCCCTTCAGTGATTTCTTTAGT GTAGAAGTAGTTGCTTTGTCCAGTTATGAAGAGAAGGAGGAGAAGTTTAAGGAGGAG GTTGCTCAACTGAGGCAACGCTTTTTCCATTCTATTTCTCCAGGAGGGCTTGCTGGTGATAGACGGGGTGTTGTCCCTGCCACAGGATTTTCCTTTAGTGCACAACAGATTTGGAAAGTAATCAAAGAGAACAAGGACCTGGATCTTCCCGCTCACAAG GTTATGGTTGCTACTGTTCGGTGTGAAGAGATTGCCAACCAGAAATTTAATCAGTTAGTCTATGATGAG GATTGGTTGGCATTGGAAGAAGCTGTCCAAACGGGTCCCGTTCAAGGTTTTGGTAAAAGGCTTAGCTCCATCCTAGGCACCTATCTTTCTGA ATATGACATGGAGGCCGTCTACTTTGACGAAGGAGTAAGGAACTCAAAACGACAATTGTTGGAGTCCAAAGCATTGGAT TTTGTTTACCCTGCATACACGACCATGCTGGGACACCTACGCTCTAAAGCACTTGAAGATTTTAAAGTGAGGCTGGAGCAATCGTTAAACAAAGGAGGAGAATTTGCTTCATCTGTTCGTACCTCTACCCAGTCTTCCATGCTTGAGTTTGACAAAGGATGTGCAG ATGCTGCCATACAACAAGCTGATTGGGATGCTTCGAGAGTCAGGGAAAAACTTAAACGTGATATAGATGCTCATGCATCATCCGTTCGTAGTGCAAAGTTGTCAGAACTGAATATCAATTATGAG AAACAACTTTCTGCATCTTTAAGTGGACCTGTAGAGGCACTACTTGAAACTGGTGGAAAAGACACTTGGACTTCAATAAGAAAACTTCTTAATCGTGAAACTGAAGTTGCAGTATCGAAGTTCTCAGCTgcagttgctggttttgaGTTGGACAAAGATACATCTACCAAAATGATGCAAAATTTAAGGGATTATGCAAGAAATGTGGTTGAGAAAAAAGCACGAGAAGAGGCTGCAAACATTATGATCCACATGAAGGATCG GTTCTCGACAGTCTTCAATTATGACAGTGATTCAATGCCTAGGGTTTGGACTGGGAAAGATGACATTAGAAGTATTACCAAGGATGCCCGCTCCGCG TCTCTAAAGCTTTTGTCAGTCATGGCTGCCATCCGCTTGGAGGAGAAGCCAGATAATATTGAAaaacttctcttttcttctttgatggATGGAACTGTTACCGTTTCATCTTCGCAAGATAGGAGGATAGCAGCTTCTACAGATCCTCTTGCCTCAAGCACTTGGGAAGAG GTTTCATCAAAGGATACTTTAATTACTCCAGTACAGTGCAAATCGTTGTGGAGACAGTTCAAGGCAGAGACTGAGTATAGTGTCACTCAAGCTATTGCAGCCCAg gaGGCTCACAAGCGGAGTAACAACTGGTTGCCTCCTCCATGGGCTATTATGGCGATGATTGTTCTTGGTTTTAATGAATTTATGCTCCTTTTAAA GAATCCTCTCTACCTCATGGTTCTATTTGTtgcatttttaatttcaaaggCCTTATGGGTACAGATGGACATTGCGGGAGAGTTCCAACATGGCACC CTGTCAGGAATACTATCTATTTCATCGAGGTTTCTTCCAACTGTCATGGATCTTCTAAGAAAACTTGCAGAAGAAGCTCAGGGTAATCCAGCACCTGAAGCACCCAGGCGGCCAGTATCTGTTGCTTCCCAGAGTCATAGAAATGAAACACCTCCGCCAAACACAATATCAAGTTCAATTCCTGAGTCATCTGTGTCATCTAATATCTCGTCATCGGATGGTGACGTCGAATACTCAAGCCCTCCCTTGAGACAAAGGCGACCTATGAATGTTCAAGAAGTTGAACCGTTGTGA